In Astatotilapia calliptera chromosome 23, fAstCal1.2, whole genome shotgun sequence, a genomic segment contains:
- the LOC113015689 gene encoding cyclin-dependent kinase-like 5 isoform X3 produces MKIPDLGDVMNKFEVLGIVGEGAYGVVLKCRHKDTNEIVAIKKFKDSEENEEVKETTLRELKMLRTLKQENIVELKEAFRRRGKLYLVFEYVEKNMLELLEELPNGVPSEKARSYIFQLIKAIHWCHKHDIVHRDIKPENLLISSDDVLKLCDFGFARNLSEGTDANYTEYVATRWYRSPELLLGAPYGKAVDMWSVGCILGELSDGQPLFPGESEIDQLFTIQKVLGPLPPEQMKLFYNNPRFHGLRFPTVSHPQTLERRYLGIIDAALLDLLKNMLLLNPTERFLTEQSLNHHAFQTLRMVERPGPPTPTPVRSSKRKPHHGDNTTPSRSHGGKSSGSHRSSSRECSSLPRHEDLHPNNDSFLNGNMSAAINLSPTLHPKNYQPQIFNHSTACSMDLASSNLPHLLSPGETKSKGDFEMNLGSKVSDGPGAKYLKSNFRSQQNRHSFVEGKTNTLQTGDKHSRHNYMESHSSTPSSSKFAYLNLSKSYGTLSDAKSVGNLNDVHLYADEPTSRYFPSSCLDLTAPGSPAARRVERLGPGTGGRGSMRSERESNTLDSSYRRSSTRHKTSEESKSPDSLDPGESERSHSHSLSAPHDPLSYGQGYTSPFSSQQRPHRHSMYVRRDHQRTHGGDEGLLVGQGIPTRASSLQLLSPQLQHRTLPRHSGGSSREEDMSRNEQAPTEVTHSRPPIRDSTRDNTASFHTQRKKSEVGLYHDQQTEDGGSSKENRNIYSESMPRRVGSFYRVPSPRPDNSFHDSRGQSRGSGLSGDGGSLANHSKRQPAFDPWTGPDTVVLSASEPSKEKEKQGFFRAIKKKKKKSQMVSSEGVDTVIQKSSRSSSHQSNRHRSRDKSRDRDQDRDRDKDWPPEKLSDSHSSSQPLKSLRKLLHLSSSSSNQTASSDMRYQPLPNSSSAQGGFTESRGHSGVSTPQLKARQSAYPLPGQLDSGWHTSALGRPEGNPYPEQMSIKGGQNGHGFGRPSRSRMPNLNDLKETAL; encoded by the exons GACACCAATGAAATTGTGGCCATTAAGAAATTCAAGGACAGCGAAG AAAATGAAGAGGTCAAAGAAACGACCCTGCGGGAGCTCAAAATGCTCCGCACGCTCAAGCAGGAGAATATTGTTGAGCTGAAAGAAGCCTTCCGCCGAAGAGGGAAGCTGTACCTTGTTTTCGAATATGTGGAGAAG AATATGCTCGAACTGCTCGAGGAGTTACCAAACGGTGTGCCGAGTGAAAAAGCGCGCAGCTACATCTTCCAGCTAATCAAAGCAATTCACTGGTGCCATAAGCATGACATTGTTCACCGAG ACATAAAGCCAGAAAACCTTCTCATCAGCTCCGATGACGTCCTCAAGTTATGTGACTTCG GCTTTGCACGTAATCTCTCTGAGGGGACTGACGCCAATTACACCGAGTATGTGGCCACTAGATGGTACCGGTCTCCGGAGCTCCTGCTCGG GGCTCCTTACGGGAAGGCGGTGGACATGTGGTCAGTGGGCTGCATCTTAGGAGAGCTGAGTGACGGGCAGCCGCTGTTCCCGGGAGAGAGCGAGATCGACCAGCTCTTTACCATCCAGAAAGTGCTGGGACCCCTGCCACCAGAGCAGATGAAGCTCTTCTATAACAACCCTCGCTTCCACGGGCTGAGG TTTCCTACTGTGAGTCACCCTCAAACCTTGGAGCGGAGATACCTGGGAATCATCGACGCAGCCCTGCTCGACCTGCTGAAG AACATGCTGCTCCTGAACCCCACCGAGCGCTTTCTCACAGAGCAGAGCCTGAACCACCACGCCTTCCAGACCCTGCGGATGGTGGAGCGGCCTGGgccacccacacccacacctgTACGCTCCTCTAAGAGAAAACCTCACCACGGAGACAACACTACCCCCAGCAG GAGCCATGGGGGAAAGAGCTCAGGAAGCCACCGCTCCAGCAGCAGAGAGTGCTCCAGCTTACCCCGACATGAAGACCTCCACCCCAACAACGACAGCTTTCTCAACGGCAACATGTCTGCAGCCATCAACCTCAGCCCCACACTGCATCCTAAGAACTACCAGCCGCAGATCTTCAACCACTCCACCGCCTGCAGCATGGACCTGGCTAGCAGCAACCTGCCTCATCTGCTCAGCCCCGGTGAGACCAAGTCCAAGGGCGACTTTGAGATGAACTTGGGGTCTAAGGtgtcagatggcccaggggcAAAGTACCTCAAATCCAACTTCCGCTCACAGCAGAACCGCCACTCTTTTGTAGAAGGGAAGACCAACACGCTTCAGACAGGGGACAAACACAGCCGACACAACTACATGGAGTCCCACAGCTCCACGCCATCCTCCTCTAAGTTTGCCTACCTGAACTTGTCCAAGAGCTATGGCACGCTTAGCGATGCCAAGTCAGTGGGGAACTTAAATGATGTGCATCTTTATGCAGATGAACCCACGTCTCGCTATTTTCCTTCCAGCTGCCTCGACCTCACAGCTCCGGGCAGCCCAGCGGCCCGCCGAGTGGAGAGGCTGGGACCTGGCACAGGTGGCCGAGGAAGCATGcgctcagagagagagagcaacacTCTGGACTCCTCCTACAGGCGCTCCTCCACCCGCCATAAAACTTCAGAGGAGTCCAAGTCACCAGACTCCCTGGATCCCGGGGAGAGCGAAAGGAGCCATTCCCATTCTCTCTCTGCCCCACATGACCCTCTGTCTTATGGTCAGGGATACACCAGCCCCTTCTCCTCCCAGCAGAGGCCACACCGCCACTCCATGTACGTACGGAGGGATCACCAGAGGACGCACGGGGGAGACGAGGGACTGTTGGTCGGGCAGGGAATACCCACCAGAGCCAGCAGCCTCCAGCTCCTGTCCCCACAGCTGCAGCACCGCACACTGCCTCGCCACTCTGGGGGCTCCTCCAGAGAAGAAGACATGAGCAGG AACGAACAGGCACCCACTGAGGTCACCCACAGCAGACCTCCAATAAGGGACTCCACAAGGGACAACACCGCATCTTTTCACACACAGCGGAAAAAAAGCGAG GTTGGCTTATATCATGACCAGCAAACAGAAGATGGGGGTTCTTCCAAAGAGAACCGCAACATCTACAGCGAATCCATGCCAAGGCGGGTGGGCAGCTTCTACAGAG TCCCGTCTCCCCGGCCAGACAATTCCTTCCACGACAGCCGGGGTCAGAGTCGGGGCTCGGGCTTGTCTGGCGACGGCGGCAGTTTGGCGAATCACTCCAAACGACAGCCGGCGTTTGACCCCTG gacTGGCCCAGATACTGTAGTCTTGAGTGCCTCTGAGCCTTCCaaagaaaaggagaagcagGGTTTCTTCAGagcaataaagaagaaaaagaagaaatctcAGATG GTTTCCAGTGAAGGCGTGGATACGGTCATCCAAAAGTCCTCCAGGTCTTCAAGTCACCAGAGCAACCGCCACAGGTCACGTGACAAGAGCAGAGACCGGGACCAAGACCGAGACAGGGACAAGGACTGGCCGCCTGAGAAACTGTCCGATTCACACTCTTCG AGCCAACCGCTGAAGTCGCTGCGCAAGCTCCTGCACCTTTCCTCCTCATCGTCCAACCAGACCGCATCTTCTGACATGCGCTACCAGCCGCTGCCTAACTCATCCTCTGCTCAAGGCGGTTTCACCGAGAGCCGGGGTCACTCAGGGGTCAGCACGCCCCAGCTCAAGGCCCGACAGTCAGCGTACCCGCTGCCCGGACAGCTGGATTCGGGCTGGCACACGTCCGCCCTGGGCCGCCCCGAGGGCAACCCCTACCCGGAGCAAATGAGCATCAAAGGAGGCCAGAACGGGCACGGCTTCGGACGCCCGTCCAGATCTCGTATGCCAAATCTCAACGACCTGAAAGAGACAGCTCTGTGA
- the LOC113015689 gene encoding cyclin-dependent kinase-like 5 isoform X1, translating into MKIPDLGDVMNKFEVLGIVGEGAYGVVLKCRHKDTNEIVAIKKFKDSEENEEVKETTLRELKMLRTLKQENIVELKEAFRRRGKLYLVFEYVEKNMLELLEELPNGVPSEKARSYIFQLIKAIHWCHKHDIVHRDIKPENLLISSDDVLKLCDFGFARNLSEGTDANYTEYVATRWYRSPELLLGAPYGKAVDMWSVGCILGELSDGQPLFPGESEIDQLFTIQKVLGPLPPEQMKLFYNNPRFHGLRFPTVSHPQTLERRYLGIIDAALLDLLKNMLLLNPTERFLTEQSLNHHAFQTLRMVERPGPPTPTPVRSSKRKPHHGDNTTPSRSHGGKSSGSHRSSSRECSSLPRHEDLHPNNDSFLNGNMSAAINLSPTLHPKNYQPQIFNHSTACSMDLASSNLPHLLSPGETKSKGDFEMNLGSKVSDGPGAKYLKSNFRSQQNRHSFVEGKTNTLQTGDKHSRHNYMESHSSTPSSSKFAYLNLSKSYGTLSDAKSVGNLNDVHLYADEPTSRYFPSSCLDLTAPGSPAARRVERLGPGTGGRGSMRSERESNTLDSSYRRSSTRHKTSEESKSPDSLDPGESERSHSHSLSAPHDPLSYGQGYTSPFSSQQRPHRHSMYVRRDHQRTHGGDEGLLVGQGIPTRASSLQLLSPQLQHRTLPRHSGGSSREEDMSRNEQAPTEVTHSRPPIRDSTRDNTASFHTQRKKSEVGLYHDQQTEDGGSSKENRNIYSESMPRRVGSFYRVPSPRPDNSFHDSRGQSRGSGLSGDGGSLANHSKRQPAFDPWTGPDTVVLSASEPSKEKEKQGFFRAIKKKKKKSQMMEVPDGRPPVIKKCLFPLFSPKNNIKHSSSVRVLPVVSSPMVSSEGVDTVIQKSSRSSSHQSNRHRSRDKSRDRDQDRDRDKDWPPEKLSDSHSSSQPLKSLRKLLHLSSSSSNQTASSDMRYQPLPNSSSAQGGFTESRGHSGVSTPQLKARQSAYPLPGQLDSGWHTSALGRPEGNPYPEQMSIKGGQNGHGFGRPSRSRMPNLNDLKETAL; encoded by the exons GACACCAATGAAATTGTGGCCATTAAGAAATTCAAGGACAGCGAAG AAAATGAAGAGGTCAAAGAAACGACCCTGCGGGAGCTCAAAATGCTCCGCACGCTCAAGCAGGAGAATATTGTTGAGCTGAAAGAAGCCTTCCGCCGAAGAGGGAAGCTGTACCTTGTTTTCGAATATGTGGAGAAG AATATGCTCGAACTGCTCGAGGAGTTACCAAACGGTGTGCCGAGTGAAAAAGCGCGCAGCTACATCTTCCAGCTAATCAAAGCAATTCACTGGTGCCATAAGCATGACATTGTTCACCGAG ACATAAAGCCAGAAAACCTTCTCATCAGCTCCGATGACGTCCTCAAGTTATGTGACTTCG GCTTTGCACGTAATCTCTCTGAGGGGACTGACGCCAATTACACCGAGTATGTGGCCACTAGATGGTACCGGTCTCCGGAGCTCCTGCTCGG GGCTCCTTACGGGAAGGCGGTGGACATGTGGTCAGTGGGCTGCATCTTAGGAGAGCTGAGTGACGGGCAGCCGCTGTTCCCGGGAGAGAGCGAGATCGACCAGCTCTTTACCATCCAGAAAGTGCTGGGACCCCTGCCACCAGAGCAGATGAAGCTCTTCTATAACAACCCTCGCTTCCACGGGCTGAGG TTTCCTACTGTGAGTCACCCTCAAACCTTGGAGCGGAGATACCTGGGAATCATCGACGCAGCCCTGCTCGACCTGCTGAAG AACATGCTGCTCCTGAACCCCACCGAGCGCTTTCTCACAGAGCAGAGCCTGAACCACCACGCCTTCCAGACCCTGCGGATGGTGGAGCGGCCTGGgccacccacacccacacctgTACGCTCCTCTAAGAGAAAACCTCACCACGGAGACAACACTACCCCCAGCAG GAGCCATGGGGGAAAGAGCTCAGGAAGCCACCGCTCCAGCAGCAGAGAGTGCTCCAGCTTACCCCGACATGAAGACCTCCACCCCAACAACGACAGCTTTCTCAACGGCAACATGTCTGCAGCCATCAACCTCAGCCCCACACTGCATCCTAAGAACTACCAGCCGCAGATCTTCAACCACTCCACCGCCTGCAGCATGGACCTGGCTAGCAGCAACCTGCCTCATCTGCTCAGCCCCGGTGAGACCAAGTCCAAGGGCGACTTTGAGATGAACTTGGGGTCTAAGGtgtcagatggcccaggggcAAAGTACCTCAAATCCAACTTCCGCTCACAGCAGAACCGCCACTCTTTTGTAGAAGGGAAGACCAACACGCTTCAGACAGGGGACAAACACAGCCGACACAACTACATGGAGTCCCACAGCTCCACGCCATCCTCCTCTAAGTTTGCCTACCTGAACTTGTCCAAGAGCTATGGCACGCTTAGCGATGCCAAGTCAGTGGGGAACTTAAATGATGTGCATCTTTATGCAGATGAACCCACGTCTCGCTATTTTCCTTCCAGCTGCCTCGACCTCACAGCTCCGGGCAGCCCAGCGGCCCGCCGAGTGGAGAGGCTGGGACCTGGCACAGGTGGCCGAGGAAGCATGcgctcagagagagagagcaacacTCTGGACTCCTCCTACAGGCGCTCCTCCACCCGCCATAAAACTTCAGAGGAGTCCAAGTCACCAGACTCCCTGGATCCCGGGGAGAGCGAAAGGAGCCATTCCCATTCTCTCTCTGCCCCACATGACCCTCTGTCTTATGGTCAGGGATACACCAGCCCCTTCTCCTCCCAGCAGAGGCCACACCGCCACTCCATGTACGTACGGAGGGATCACCAGAGGACGCACGGGGGAGACGAGGGACTGTTGGTCGGGCAGGGAATACCCACCAGAGCCAGCAGCCTCCAGCTCCTGTCCCCACAGCTGCAGCACCGCACACTGCCTCGCCACTCTGGGGGCTCCTCCAGAGAAGAAGACATGAGCAGG AACGAACAGGCACCCACTGAGGTCACCCACAGCAGACCTCCAATAAGGGACTCCACAAGGGACAACACCGCATCTTTTCACACACAGCGGAAAAAAAGCGAG GTTGGCTTATATCATGACCAGCAAACAGAAGATGGGGGTTCTTCCAAAGAGAACCGCAACATCTACAGCGAATCCATGCCAAGGCGGGTGGGCAGCTTCTACAGAG TCCCGTCTCCCCGGCCAGACAATTCCTTCCACGACAGCCGGGGTCAGAGTCGGGGCTCGGGCTTGTCTGGCGACGGCGGCAGTTTGGCGAATCACTCCAAACGACAGCCGGCGTTTGACCCCTG gacTGGCCCAGATACTGTAGTCTTGAGTGCCTCTGAGCCTTCCaaagaaaaggagaagcagGGTTTCTTCAGagcaataaagaagaaaaagaagaaatctcAGATG ATGGAAGTCCCTGATGGAAGGCCTCCTGTCATCAAGAAATGTCTTTTCCCTCTGTTTAGCCCAAAGAATAACATAAAGCATAGTTCCTCTGTGAGAGTCCTCCCTGTAGTGTCCTCTCCCATG GTTTCCAGTGAAGGCGTGGATACGGTCATCCAAAAGTCCTCCAGGTCTTCAAGTCACCAGAGCAACCGCCACAGGTCACGTGACAAGAGCAGAGACCGGGACCAAGACCGAGACAGGGACAAGGACTGGCCGCCTGAGAAACTGTCCGATTCACACTCTTCG AGCCAACCGCTGAAGTCGCTGCGCAAGCTCCTGCACCTTTCCTCCTCATCGTCCAACCAGACCGCATCTTCTGACATGCGCTACCAGCCGCTGCCTAACTCATCCTCTGCTCAAGGCGGTTTCACCGAGAGCCGGGGTCACTCAGGGGTCAGCACGCCCCAGCTCAAGGCCCGACAGTCAGCGTACCCGCTGCCCGGACAGCTGGATTCGGGCTGGCACACGTCCGCCCTGGGCCGCCCCGAGGGCAACCCCTACCCGGAGCAAATGAGCATCAAAGGAGGCCAGAACGGGCACGGCTTCGGACGCCCGTCCAGATCTCGTATGCCAAATCTCAACGACCTGAAAGAGACAGCTCTGTGA
- the LOC113015689 gene encoding cyclin-dependent kinase-like 5 isoform X2, translating into MKIPDLGDVMNKFEVLGIVGEGAYGVVLKCRHKDTNEIVAIKKFKDSEENEEVKETTLRELKMLRTLKQENIVELKEAFRRRGKLYLVFEYVEKNMLELLEELPNGVPSEKARSYIFQLIKAIHWCHKHDIVHRDIKPENLLISSDDVLKLCDFGFARNLSEGTDANYTEYVATRWYRSPELLLGAPYGKAVDMWSVGCILGELSDGQPLFPGESEIDQLFTIQKVLGPLPPEQMKLFYNNPRFHGLRFPTVSHPQTLERRYLGIIDAALLDLLKNMLLLNPTERFLTEQSLNHHAFQTLRMVERPGPPTPTPVRSSKRKPHHGDNTTPSRSHGGKSSGSHRSSSRECSSLPRHEDLHPNNDSFLNGNMSAAINLSPTLHPKNYQPQIFNHSTACSMDLASSNLPHLLSPGETKSKGDFEMNLGSKVSDGPGAKYLKSNFRSQQNRHSFVEGKTNTLQTGDKHSRHNYMESHSSTPSSSKFAYLNLSKSYGTLSDAKSVGNLNDVHLYADEPTSRYFPSSCLDLTAPGSPAARRVERLGPGTGGRGSMRSERESNTLDSSYRRSSTRHKTSEESKSPDSLDPGESERSHSHSLSAPHDPLSYGQGYTSPFSSQQRPHRHSMYVRRDHQRTHGGDEGLLVGQGIPTRASSLQLLSPQLQHRTLPRHSGGSSREEDMSRVGLYHDQQTEDGGSSKENRNIYSESMPRRVGSFYRVPSPRPDNSFHDSRGQSRGSGLSGDGGSLANHSKRQPAFDPWTGPDTVVLSASEPSKEKEKQGFFRAIKKKKKKSQMMEVPDGRPPVIKKCLFPLFSPKNNIKHSSSVRVLPVVSSPMVSSEGVDTVIQKSSRSSSHQSNRHRSRDKSRDRDQDRDRDKDWPPEKLSDSHSSSQPLKSLRKLLHLSSSSSNQTASSDMRYQPLPNSSSAQGGFTESRGHSGVSTPQLKARQSAYPLPGQLDSGWHTSALGRPEGNPYPEQMSIKGGQNGHGFGRPSRSRMPNLNDLKETAL; encoded by the exons GACACCAATGAAATTGTGGCCATTAAGAAATTCAAGGACAGCGAAG AAAATGAAGAGGTCAAAGAAACGACCCTGCGGGAGCTCAAAATGCTCCGCACGCTCAAGCAGGAGAATATTGTTGAGCTGAAAGAAGCCTTCCGCCGAAGAGGGAAGCTGTACCTTGTTTTCGAATATGTGGAGAAG AATATGCTCGAACTGCTCGAGGAGTTACCAAACGGTGTGCCGAGTGAAAAAGCGCGCAGCTACATCTTCCAGCTAATCAAAGCAATTCACTGGTGCCATAAGCATGACATTGTTCACCGAG ACATAAAGCCAGAAAACCTTCTCATCAGCTCCGATGACGTCCTCAAGTTATGTGACTTCG GCTTTGCACGTAATCTCTCTGAGGGGACTGACGCCAATTACACCGAGTATGTGGCCACTAGATGGTACCGGTCTCCGGAGCTCCTGCTCGG GGCTCCTTACGGGAAGGCGGTGGACATGTGGTCAGTGGGCTGCATCTTAGGAGAGCTGAGTGACGGGCAGCCGCTGTTCCCGGGAGAGAGCGAGATCGACCAGCTCTTTACCATCCAGAAAGTGCTGGGACCCCTGCCACCAGAGCAGATGAAGCTCTTCTATAACAACCCTCGCTTCCACGGGCTGAGG TTTCCTACTGTGAGTCACCCTCAAACCTTGGAGCGGAGATACCTGGGAATCATCGACGCAGCCCTGCTCGACCTGCTGAAG AACATGCTGCTCCTGAACCCCACCGAGCGCTTTCTCACAGAGCAGAGCCTGAACCACCACGCCTTCCAGACCCTGCGGATGGTGGAGCGGCCTGGgccacccacacccacacctgTACGCTCCTCTAAGAGAAAACCTCACCACGGAGACAACACTACCCCCAGCAG GAGCCATGGGGGAAAGAGCTCAGGAAGCCACCGCTCCAGCAGCAGAGAGTGCTCCAGCTTACCCCGACATGAAGACCTCCACCCCAACAACGACAGCTTTCTCAACGGCAACATGTCTGCAGCCATCAACCTCAGCCCCACACTGCATCCTAAGAACTACCAGCCGCAGATCTTCAACCACTCCACCGCCTGCAGCATGGACCTGGCTAGCAGCAACCTGCCTCATCTGCTCAGCCCCGGTGAGACCAAGTCCAAGGGCGACTTTGAGATGAACTTGGGGTCTAAGGtgtcagatggcccaggggcAAAGTACCTCAAATCCAACTTCCGCTCACAGCAGAACCGCCACTCTTTTGTAGAAGGGAAGACCAACACGCTTCAGACAGGGGACAAACACAGCCGACACAACTACATGGAGTCCCACAGCTCCACGCCATCCTCCTCTAAGTTTGCCTACCTGAACTTGTCCAAGAGCTATGGCACGCTTAGCGATGCCAAGTCAGTGGGGAACTTAAATGATGTGCATCTTTATGCAGATGAACCCACGTCTCGCTATTTTCCTTCCAGCTGCCTCGACCTCACAGCTCCGGGCAGCCCAGCGGCCCGCCGAGTGGAGAGGCTGGGACCTGGCACAGGTGGCCGAGGAAGCATGcgctcagagagagagagcaacacTCTGGACTCCTCCTACAGGCGCTCCTCCACCCGCCATAAAACTTCAGAGGAGTCCAAGTCACCAGACTCCCTGGATCCCGGGGAGAGCGAAAGGAGCCATTCCCATTCTCTCTCTGCCCCACATGACCCTCTGTCTTATGGTCAGGGATACACCAGCCCCTTCTCCTCCCAGCAGAGGCCACACCGCCACTCCATGTACGTACGGAGGGATCACCAGAGGACGCACGGGGGAGACGAGGGACTGTTGGTCGGGCAGGGAATACCCACCAGAGCCAGCAGCCTCCAGCTCCTGTCCCCACAGCTGCAGCACCGCACACTGCCTCGCCACTCTGGGGGCTCCTCCAGAGAAGAAGACATGAGCAGG GTTGGCTTATATCATGACCAGCAAACAGAAGATGGGGGTTCTTCCAAAGAGAACCGCAACATCTACAGCGAATCCATGCCAAGGCGGGTGGGCAGCTTCTACAGAG TCCCGTCTCCCCGGCCAGACAATTCCTTCCACGACAGCCGGGGTCAGAGTCGGGGCTCGGGCTTGTCTGGCGACGGCGGCAGTTTGGCGAATCACTCCAAACGACAGCCGGCGTTTGACCCCTG gacTGGCCCAGATACTGTAGTCTTGAGTGCCTCTGAGCCTTCCaaagaaaaggagaagcagGGTTTCTTCAGagcaataaagaagaaaaagaagaaatctcAGATG ATGGAAGTCCCTGATGGAAGGCCTCCTGTCATCAAGAAATGTCTTTTCCCTCTGTTTAGCCCAAAGAATAACATAAAGCATAGTTCCTCTGTGAGAGTCCTCCCTGTAGTGTCCTCTCCCATG GTTTCCAGTGAAGGCGTGGATACGGTCATCCAAAAGTCCTCCAGGTCTTCAAGTCACCAGAGCAACCGCCACAGGTCACGTGACAAGAGCAGAGACCGGGACCAAGACCGAGACAGGGACAAGGACTGGCCGCCTGAGAAACTGTCCGATTCACACTCTTCG AGCCAACCGCTGAAGTCGCTGCGCAAGCTCCTGCACCTTTCCTCCTCATCGTCCAACCAGACCGCATCTTCTGACATGCGCTACCAGCCGCTGCCTAACTCATCCTCTGCTCAAGGCGGTTTCACCGAGAGCCGGGGTCACTCAGGGGTCAGCACGCCCCAGCTCAAGGCCCGACAGTCAGCGTACCCGCTGCCCGGACAGCTGGATTCGGGCTGGCACACGTCCGCCCTGGGCCGCCCCGAGGGCAACCCCTACCCGGAGCAAATGAGCATCAAAGGAGGCCAGAACGGGCACGGCTTCGGACGCCCGTCCAGATCTCGTATGCCAAATCTCAACGACCTGAAAGAGACAGCTCTGTGA
- the LOC113015690 gene encoding retinoschisin, which translates to MEMPACRAAVLFLLLLSQALVTVHSEEEKEEEVIQDLDLQEEDQEVIETWSTKAKACTCDCESARIPAVIPPVPPTSLPTPPPSQSHLLNCMPECPYHRPLGFESGSVTSDQISCSSQDQYTGWYSSWIPNKARLNNQGFGCAWLSKFNDQYQWIQIDLKEVSVVSGVLTQGRCDADEWITKYSIQYRTLETLNWIYYKDQTGNNRVFYGNSDRSSTVQNLLRPPIVARYIRLLPLGWHTRIAMRMELLMCMNKCT; encoded by the exons atgGAGATGCCTGCTTGTCGAGCTGCTGTGCTTTTCCTCCTGCTTCTCTCTCAGG CCCTTGTCACTGTTCACTCAGAGGAG gagaaggaggaggaggtcatCCAGGACCTGGacctgcaggaggaggaccaGGAGGTGATCGAAACCTGGAGCACAAAAGCGAAAGCCTGCACCTGTGACTGCGAATCTGCACGCATCCCTGCTGTCATCCCACCTGTTCCCCCGACCTCACTGCCAACACCGCCACCATCTCAAAGTCACCTGCTGAACTGCATGCCAG AATGTCCGTACCACAGACCGCTGGGATTTGAATCTGGATCTGTGACCTCAGACCAAATCAGCTGCTCCAGTCAGGACCAGTACACCGGCTGGTACTCCTCCTGGATCCCGAACAAGGCTCGCCTTAACAACCAGGGCTTTGG GTGCGCATGGCTGTCCAAATTCAACGATCAGTACCAGTGGATCCAGATCGACCTGAAGGAGGTGAGCGTGGTGTCGGGTGTCCTCACCCAGGGCCGCTGCGACGCTGATGAGTGGATCACTAAATACAGCATCCAGTACCGCACTTTAGAAACTCTTAACTGGATCTACTACAAAGACCAGACTGGAAATAACAGG gtCTTCTACGGAAACTCCGATCGCTCTTCCACGGTACAAAACCTGCTGCGCCCGCCTATTGTGGCTCGTTATATACGCCTGCTGCCGCTGGGCTGGCACACCCGCATTGCCATGAGGATGGAGCTGCTGATGTGCATGAACAAATGCACCTGA